Proteins encoded within one genomic window of Bradyrhizobium sp. AZCC 1719:
- a CDS encoding NAD(P)/FAD-dependent oxidoreductase — translation MNTSNVRWPDSLWAAVTPSGPDLPELIGSQQADVIVIGGGFTGLSTALHLREVGVDVAIVEAAEPGWGASGRNNGQVIPTLSRPDPEDIIAKHGEAGERFVGMLRDSASYLFDVTRRYNIEAEGEQAGWVQPVHSPGRIKIAERRVRQWSKFGAPVELLSREQTRDMLGSDAWFGGFWNRSGGHINPLALARGLARTVLGLGARIYARSPAESFERRGDRWVVKTAKGEVSGRALVVASNAYSGEFSKSLVPEIAREVMPVLSWQMATQPLSDNVRNTIIPGRQAMSDTHGELYFARYDARNRLVTGGAVIGPGNKEERIKARVTERLQRLWPQIGEVSFDYVWNGYVGMTTDFLPRIHRLGPNAYGWTGCNGRAVSLTMPLGNELAKAVRGVPESELALPFTEPVPIIAHGILRKLAPLMLLVYRRRDAREMA, via the coding sequence ATGAACACGAGCAACGTCCGCTGGCCCGATTCACTATGGGCGGCCGTGACGCCATCGGGGCCTGATTTACCGGAACTGATCGGCTCGCAGCAGGCCGACGTGATCGTGATCGGCGGAGGCTTCACCGGGCTTTCCACCGCGCTGCATCTGCGCGAAGTGGGCGTCGATGTCGCGATTGTCGAAGCCGCGGAGCCGGGCTGGGGTGCATCGGGCCGCAACAATGGCCAGGTGATCCCGACGCTGTCGCGGCCCGATCCGGAAGATATCATCGCAAAGCACGGCGAGGCGGGAGAACGGTTCGTCGGCATGTTGCGCGACAGCGCTTCTTATCTCTTCGACGTGACAAGGCGCTATAACATCGAGGCCGAAGGGGAGCAGGCCGGCTGGGTTCAGCCCGTGCATTCGCCCGGCCGCATCAAGATCGCGGAACGGCGGGTGCGGCAGTGGTCGAAGTTCGGTGCGCCCGTTGAGTTGTTGTCGCGCGAGCAGACGCGCGACATGCTCGGCTCCGATGCATGGTTCGGCGGCTTCTGGAACAGAAGCGGCGGCCACATCAATCCGCTGGCACTGGCCCGTGGCCTCGCGCGCACCGTGCTCGGCCTCGGCGCGCGCATTTACGCGCGTTCGCCGGCGGAGAGTTTTGAGCGCCGGGGCGACCGCTGGGTGGTTAAGACGGCGAAGGGGGAAGTTTCCGGCCGCGCGCTTGTCGTGGCGAGCAATGCCTATAGCGGCGAGTTCTCCAAATCGCTGGTGCCTGAGATTGCGCGCGAGGTGATGCCGGTGCTGTCGTGGCAGATGGCGACGCAACCGTTGTCGGACAACGTCCGCAACACCATCATCCCCGGCCGGCAGGCGATGTCGGATACCCATGGCGAACTCTACTTCGCGCGCTATGACGCGCGAAACCGCCTCGTCACCGGCGGCGCGGTGATCGGCCCCGGCAACAAGGAGGAGCGGATCAAGGCGCGCGTCACCGAGCGCCTGCAGCGGCTGTGGCCGCAGATCGGCGAGGTCTCGTTCGATTATGTCTGGAACGGCTATGTCGGCATGACCACGGATTTCCTGCCGCGCATCCATCGGCTTGGTCCCAACGCCTATGGCTGGACCGGCTGCAACGGCCGCGCCGTGTCGCTGACGATGCCTCTTGGCAACGAACTCGCAAAGGCCGTCCGCGGCGTGCCGGAGAGCGAGCTGGCACTTCCGTTCACCGAGCCGGTGCCGATCATCGCGCACGGCATTTTGCGCAAGCTGGCGCCGCTGATGCTGCTGGTCTACCGCCGGCGAGATGC